The Canis lupus familiaris isolate Mischka breed German Shepherd chromosome 7, alternate assembly UU_Cfam_GSD_1.0, whole genome shotgun sequence nucleotide sequence TTTGAAAAGCCATTGGTATCCCAGGTTAGAAATGCCTCACTCCATTTCTTCTTAGGAATTTCAAAACAGCCAACCTGAGGTaccttttctatatatatatatatatatatatatatatatatatatatatttttttttttttttttttctcttgacctGAATTAGTTGTtggaagttcttttcttttaggtGCCAGCACAAGGCTCTGCAGGAATTTTCTGAAGTATTAAACCAGAACTAACCTTACCCTTAGATTTCCTTTGGGACAAACTTTCCAAGAATGAGCTCTTCAATGACTAGATGAACTGTCCAACACTTTTTGTAATACAGAAGACTGGTGGTGTCACTGCCCTGCTGCTTGTAAGGGTCAAGTAGGGGAACTGAACTGCACAATGTGTTGTAAACACTACACCTTCACAAATAAAGGATCATGCAAAGCTAATCTTTTAACACTTGGCACTTGCATAAGTTGCTATTGCTACCACCATGTCTGTACATTTGTAttatatacaaaagacccacataATTTATTCTGTGTGTTTAACTATTCAGACATGGTAGCAACtgtaataattacaaaaataactaAACTATTCCTTagatattattgtttttatagacTAATAAATCTGAAGATCATTAGCAGACATGTATTACCTCCCAGTACGCACAGTTGCTAATTTGGAACCCACACTTATATACTCAATACTAAAATAGAGCTAACCTTGTCcaataatcaatcaatcagttgCTGATAAGTTAACAAGATCCCGTGACTGAATGTCTCAAATAGAAGTAAAGACAACATCTGCATAGCATTCATCATATAACCAATTCTTATTAATCACATAGGAAATGgttctttaaatgaaaatattctgatgtCAGGATGAAGGCCCAAAAGAGCATTTCCAGCTTGCTCCTTTCTAGTTTTGAAGGTGGTTCTCTGGGctttctgggtttttattttcctcagagGAGTCTGGTTTGGCCATGATTATATTATTGGTTCCAAGAGCCTCAGGTTGCTTATCATCACCATCAAAGATTATATCTTCTGGatttggaggtggggggcagaagtCTTCATTGGGAAAGATCTCCTGGAAAAGTGTTTCAGCTTGCTTGACTGCGTGCTCATTTCCCAGTCCGCAGTCAGGCCCAGAGCAGACATAAACATTGGAAGGTAAGCCATTGTATGAGCTTCTGCTGATTCCCGAGGAATCtctcatattaaaataaagagcCCACAAGAGTCTTGGCTTTGTGAGTTCTTCCTTGTCTATTTCTGTTTCAGTATATGGGGTGAATAATTTCTTCACTACTGACTCTAAgtcttctcttgctgttttagaAGATGAACAGGTCAGATGTACCAGATAGGTGTCTTTCATGCATGTCATGGTTGAAGAACATAATTCAGTGACACGAACAGCACATGTTCCTGATTCCATTGGAGGCACTATCAAAATGGAAATTTGCTGATCTGAATCTGCCTTCTTGAGTATAGACTGATCTGTAATGAGCACTGCCCTGGAGATCTGCTTATATTGCACATTTGAGCATGTTTCCTCAGAAAGGTAACTATCCtccacaataaaatatttagcatttattcTTTGATCTAAGTGATCTATAATTGCTTTACATCTTCCAGATTCTTTGTCAACTATAAGGCATTGAACTTTATGGCGAAGACAATAGATTCCACCAAAAACTGCACACATCCTGCAGAAACACTGGGGAATTTCTCCTTGGCCatacaagggaaataaaaagggaGTGTTGCCAAACCGTCCAAGACACCGAAGGAAGTTTTTAGTTGCTTTAAGGCCATCTATTGTGGTGCAAGAGGACTCTGTCATTGCAATTGAGTGCAGCACAAAATGTTGGAGGTTGGGggttaattttttagtttttaagtaatctgaaAATGAGCAATGCACAAAAGCTTGGTATTGATCAGGATGTTGTTCATAGTCTAAACAAAATGTAAGAAATTTCATCAGTATCCTCTTTTCAACCATAGTGAGTTCTTTGCTATTAAAGACATCTGCTCTGGAACAAGGCACCTGTTCTACTTTTCCCTCGCGAAATGCAAGAATCCTAGTGACGTTTTTAAATTCTGCATAACGACTAACATTTGATTTGATTAAAAGATCGATTAGCAATCCTTGAGAATACAGCAGCTTTGATACCAAATCAATATTAAATCTCCTGCCTTCTTTAACTATTTGAGAGTA carries:
- the CHML gene encoding rab proteins geranylgeranyltransferase component A 2, whose amino-acid sequence is MADSLPTEFDVVIIGTGLPESILAAACSRSGQRVLHLDSRSYYGGNWASFSFSGLLSWLKEHQQNGDNAEESTASWQGLVHETEEAIALRKKDETIEHIEVFCYASQDMDDNIEEISALQKNPSAVTSKPLDSVCLSEETNSLHVTSSETHAKDTPKSDEEISLEVTDVEDILAEEKCCGDKTCINTASGGDKDENKPIEEDNTDQPKRNRITYSQIVKEGRRFNIDLVSKLLYSQGLLIDLLIKSNVSRYAEFKNVTRILAFREGKVEQVPCSRADVFNSKELTMVEKRILMKFLTFCLDYEQHPDQYQAFVHCSFSDYLKTKKLTPNLQHFVLHSIAMTESSCTTIDGLKATKNFLRCLGRFGNTPFLFPLYGQGEIPQCFCRMCAVFGGIYCLRHKVQCLIVDKESGRCKAIIDHLDQRINAKYFIVEDSYLSEETCSNVQYKQISRAVLITDQSILKKADSDQQISILIVPPMESGTCAVRVTELCSSTMTCMKDTYLVHLTCSSSKTAREDLESVVKKLFTPYTETEIDKEELTKPRLLWALYFNMRDSSGISRSSYNGLPSNVYVCSGPDCGLGNEHAVKQAETLFQEIFPNEDFCPPPPNPEDIIFDGDDKQPEALGTNNIIMAKPDSSEENKNPESPENHLQN